One Salvia miltiorrhiza cultivar Shanhuang (shh) chromosome 6, IMPLAD_Smil_shh, whole genome shotgun sequence genomic window, GCCCACGATGGTTGGACACGATGGCTATCGTGTCCAACCGTCGTGGGCACGATGGTCGGCCACGAACGCGCCCACGATCGTGCACACGATGTATTACTCACGACCATGGACACGATGGTTGTGGTAGTCATCGTGTGGTtattaaaatcattcaatttcgAATTTAAATACGATTATTGACTTGTTAGtgtattatattatgtttaaaatcatattttatcaCTCAACCTTTGTTTCTAATCAAAATTAAACTATTTGAGGTTATATACATTGAGATCTACAAAATATCTAGTTTGAAAATACTTATAAGATTTCATAGAATGTATTATAGTTTGATaacacattttacacaaacaaTAGAATTATGCTAACACGATCGGCATTCATTATGCTAACACACCATACATTCTTTATTCCAATCCTACCAACAattctaaaataatttaatcatcctCTTCAATATAAAAAATTCCACGGAGCAAGAAAAACATCGGTTCTCCGTGCCACTGGTACGCAAGATAGCCTCTATCAGCCTACAACAAAAAAGGTTTACTTaacattatgtgaaattataGAAATTAGTATATGTAATACAATGTTTGTATCATACCGCACTATACGCCTGCAACTGTTCGACGCTGATTTCCATTGTGTTATGCATGGGATCCCATTTCACACTGGGATCCTCAAGGAGGTTTCCAAATTTGAAAAATCGGTCCCTCAACTGGTTTATTTTAGCCTGGTAAAAATTAAGCTGGTGATGTATATCAAATTCACAGTTCATACCTTCACAAAGTCTGCGTTGTCGACCATCTTGCAGATGTTCGGGATTGCCATCCCACTGTCCGCAATCGACCATCTTCAATAGCCTTGTGAGAAATTTGTACTCTATTTGAGCCGTCCACTTGTAATCACCCCTATCGGCGGGGTACCACATCTCACGTTGAAGGAAATCTATGGTATTGAGATAATTCATTTTGTAACAAAACGAAGTTATGAAATTAACTCAAAATGCTTTGTGATATGAGACCTCCTCATCCCCTCATCCCTTAAATAGAGTACGAGAATGAGTtatatacaattgcacccgtgACTTTCGAGTTGTCATTCCAAAAAATTATACACTATTGCACTCGTGAGTGGCATGGGTCCCTTGCCATCGTGGACcacgatcgtgcccacgatcgTGTCCATCGTGCTCACGATGGCACGATCGTGGGGTCATGCCGTGAACACGATGGTGCTCCACGATGGCAGCGACCATGTCCACGATCTTTGACGCCGTGAAATCGTACACTTTATTCGAAAAACATGTGGGACATAATTGATTCGTCTCATTAATTATGCTTTCCCGTGTGTTTGAACACATTTTCCAAAAAATGCACCCGTGACTAGTTGTCATTCAAAATAGTTAAACACTATTGCGCCCGTGACCACCATGGGCACACATGGATTGCCATCGTGGGCcacgatcgtgcccacgatcgTGTCCATCGTGTCCCACGATGGTACGATCGTGGCCCACGATCGTGTGCACGATGGTacgatcgtgcccacgatcgTGTCCCTCGTGCCCACGATGGCTACCATCGTGCCTACAATGATCACGGTTGCATAGTATTACTCTCTATTTAATGGGATCAAACCCCCACTCCTCATATCACTAAACCTTTTAAGTTATTttcataactttttttttccgCACAAAATGAATTATCTAAACACTCTAGATTGGCTTCAACGTGAAATGTGGTTCACCGATGATCCAAGGAACGAATGGACCCAGGATATGGAGTATTACTTCTTACTAAAGCTGATGAGGATGGTTGACAATGAGGTTTGGGATGGTAGTCCACAGCATTTGGAAATCGACCGCGCTCGTCGCCTTACTGAAAAAATGAATACCTACTTTGATGTGAATCATAGTAGACATTTTTACGCCGTTAAGATTCACACGCTGAGGTCCCGATATCTTTTATTTCGGCAACTCATTAAGGATGAAAATGTGAAATGGGATCCTTTGCATAACGACATTCGAATAAGCGACGAGGACTTTACCTACTTATGTTCGGTATGATTTCTCTATTATTGTATTACATATCGTTATTTCTAATAAGTTTACATAATTTTAAGTAAAACGTTTTTGCTTTTTGTTGTTGTAGGTTGATCAAAGGTATGCTGCGTACCGATTCCACGGAGACCCGTTTTTTTTCTTACTCCGTGGAGTTTTTTATCGTCAGGACGATTAAATCTTTTTAGTTGTAGATTGAtgtttgtttgtgttgtttttgttgttgtaaATTGATGTTTTTGTTGTTGTAAATTGTAATGATAATAAATGTCGTTTTAATATGCCTTACTCACGGAGACCCAATGAATGTCACGATGACAGATTCGTGACAAAACCGTGATCAGGATGGCAGcctcccatcgtgatcacgatggcagctcccatcgtgatcacggTGGGAGGCTCctatcgtgatcacgatggccgcctcccatcgtgatcacgatgggaggCTGCCATCGTGATCACGGCAGACTGTGTTAAAAACACCAACATCCACTATCAAAAACTCAATTGATACAAAAAACGGATTAAATTCAAACTAAATGAACATTAAAATAGATATTGGACACAAAGTTCCTTCTAAGAAGTGACAAAAAGTTTAACAACTTACATTTATTCACGGAGGGGCATTGGACATGCTCTAATATCATGACCCTCTTCTccacaattgctacatcttttTTTCTTCCGACGTCTCTGGGTCGGTTGTGCTTCCTCCGTATCATGAGATGGTTCATCTGTGGCATGAGAAGGATCCTGAGAAGTTTCCTCAAACTCTGCTTCTTGAAATGGAACATTCAAATCCACCCCACCCACAGGGATAGATATTGTGCATTTTTTTCTATTGTGTCCCGTTCCATTACACCTAGAGCACACTTGACGCCGTCGTGAGggtagtccttcaactgttgacCGAGTACGACTCATCTTTGGACGCCCAGACTGACGTAGAGTCTCCGGATCGGGTGGACTACAATAGATTGATAAGACATCTCCTGGCACATTCCATTCACTCGGATGTGGTATTGGACTAACATGTTCGGCATAAGTTTGTGTCAACTCATATTGTTTGAAATATTTGTGTACGAAATCGTACACATTCAAACCATTGCCCGCCCACCTAATAAAACAATATAATTTCggcttaaaaacaaattaaaatgtaattaaaaagtaaataaattttaCATACCTTATAGCGGCAACCGCATGCTTGCATGGAATTTTATCCTCATCAAACTCTCGACACTCACAAGTCCAATTCTGAAGATCGACTTGATATTGTTGATCATCCTCTTCAACTTTATACACAAGTCCGGTGGTGGCTCGAACAGTAAGAGAGAGACTTGCTTGCACAGAATTAGATAGCTTGTTGAACGTAGACACCGTTAACACATGATCTCTCGATTCAGACGATGTACGTCGCTCGTCAAACCAATCCTCCAAAAGTGTGCGAAACGATTCAAGTAAAGAGCACACTGGTAAACGCCTAGCCCACCACAACCGAGAGTTAAACGATTCCGCTGCATTAGACGTCATAAATCCATAGCGTTGCACCGGACACTTTGACCTAGCCCACCTCTCCGGTCCAATTTGAGAAAGTCGTCGGTGAGCTCCATCCGGACTAGCGTCGTGCAGCAATGAAAAAATTTTTTCGAACACTTCGTGACGATAAGAATATGCTGCTTCATAGAAGACCGTGGCCACTGTCTTCCCATAGGGCGTTAGATTCTTCAACAGATGGTGATAACACAGTCCATGGAATGCATTTGGATACACGGCTTGAACTGCATTCCGAATGCTTTTATGTTGGTCACTCACAATTAATAAATCTTCTGGAGGATTGTAACACCGCCGTAGATTGTAGAGAAAATAAGTCCACGACTCATCGTTCTCTATTGGTCCGAGGCCAATTGCTAGAGGAAACACTTGATCGTTCCCATCCTTTGTCACAGCAACAAATAACACTCCTCTGTTCTTTCCCTTCAAGTGGGTTCCGTCTATTACAATCACCGGTCGAAGATACTGCTCAAAAGCCCGAATACTTTGCCCGAGGGCAACAAACATGTGGCAGAACACTCCCTCACGAGTCGTCTGCAAATCATAAACAGTCCCTGGATTACGTTGTTTCAATAGATAAAGATACGATGGAAGCCTCACATATGACATATTGAAGTCACCATACGTTCTCTCTATCGCCTGCTGCCTAGTTCTGACTGCGAAGCAATATAGCATTTGAACGCCATACTTACTACGCATCTCAGCAATCATCTCCTTTGGCCTCAAAACAACCTTCTCATCGATTAATTTTTTGGCAAAATAATATGCAGCCACCTCGCCACTCACAGACCGTGCTGTAGTAACACGATTCAAATCCGCCTGACATGTGTGATCCAATGTCAACTTAGTAATTCTCCAAAGAGTTGCAGCCTCTACTGCACATAATCTAAAAGTGCAGTTCTTCCTACCACTCTTGCATATGTACACTGCACGAGAATCTGTAGAACGATCGGTTGCAAACTCTAGATAGTGCTCCAAATGATAAATTCCTATAGCTATCCTCAACTCTACTTTGGATCGAAATATGGCCCCTACCTCGAGCAGTCCGTAGGCTATTGGATGATACTCTTCCCACCCCAACTGTAATATACTTTCAATGTGCGGAAATGGAATATCCCAATCGCGCGAGCCATGTTCATGCTCAACATAGCTTGCAGTCTGATAATCCGATGAAAAATGTCGCAACTCATTGCGACGATCTTCCACATCGTCTTCAGATGTAGACTCTGCTTCATCTTCCTCATAATCCTCATCGAATACctcttcatcatcttcctcatgatACGGCATTCTTTGATCATGATGTACAGCCGAGGTACATCCTCTCATAGTGTTGCGGCTCACATTACTATCGGGGCCGGAAGAACCGCCTTTCTCAATCACATAAACTTCTGGATCCTCTCTAGGATCTGCTAACCATCGAAGCAACTCCATATCTCCCCTCAATAGAACTTTTGCTTTAATACCATTGATGTTTGTGACGTACCATAACGTATATTCGGTCTCATTTCGATATCCCAAACCCTCTCTAATAAGATCCACGAGGTTAGCACGATTAATTGTACCGGAATCGATATACGCAACAAAGAATTCCCCATCTATATATGTTGATCGCTCCCAACGACCGCCATGATGTATCATAATACGTCGCCCCGACATCTGAAATTAACAAAATGTAATATAAACAGTCAGAAAACCATTAAAAGTACCTTAAAACATGGACTGTCAACCCCACGATCGCAGCACACCATCATGATCACGATGGCACTCACGATCGTGGACACGATCGTGGCCACGATCGTGGCCACGATCGTGAGTGCCATCGTGATGACGATGGTGTGCTTCGAATATGTGggctaaaccctaaaccctaataaCATGACGTCGAAACATAAACTCTAATGTGTGACCtatttgaaacaaaataaacaatatTCATGATCAACATATATACTTCCATGAGATCAAAACGTTCAAACAACGAAACAATCATAAAAGCCGTTTTTAGAATGTTTTttcacgttttttttttcatatttcatGCTTGTGAGTAGTAGACGGAGGAACAAAACATACATACCTTTATATGAAGCGAGATGAACGAAGGAACGTCGCCTCTTGTTGTTTTCTTCTTCCTTTATGGTTGATCTTTGGATTTCTTtgattagggtttaggttttaattCGTGGTTCTTTTTGTTTCGTTCTTTGGTTTTAATTCGTGGTTTTGGATTTCTTTCGTTCTTACAACAACTACAAGCTTCCACAATTATTATCACCAACAACCTCTTCATCACAAAAGTTATTCCTAGTCTCAACCGAAAAGATTCACCAAATCTGCACTTCATTAATGACATTCCGGAGTTCACGGCGTCGTGACCACGTTCGAGCCATTTATCGTGAGCGTCCATCGTCCCCTCGGCCCGTCGTGGCCATCGTCCCCTCGGCCCGTCGTGGCCATCGTGCCCACGGGCAATTGGCCTCGACCGTCGTGGGCACGACTGCGCGCTCGCGGGGTGGGCACGTCGGGGGCCTCGTCGTTCGGCGTGGGCACGATGGGGGCGTCGTCCGAGGTGAACACGATGGACGGGGTGGGCACGATGGCTCGCGTGCCCACGATGGGCACGATGgtcgtgtccaccatcgtgcCCACGTTGGACACGACAGTCGTGTCCACGATCGTCGCCATCGTGTCCGCCATCGTGGACACGGGTTTGACTTTGGCTTCAAGTGGTGGGCACCGTAAGGGGTATTTTAGTCCTTTCAcagattttggtatacaaaagagttaGTTTTAAAGAGGAGCTAAAAAagttatcttttttattttttggtatttGTTGATTAGTTTCCTCTTTGTTAATTAAGGTTTAGGTGTGCTAGATATGTATGGTTATGGATGCAATGCATCGTCCTTTGTTAAGATGGAAAGTAGGCGGAGGATTTATCCAAAAttttaatgattaaatgatCCAcaatgactttttttttttgataaattatataagtaataaagaaatttaaagatttgTGTGATTGAGGATTTAAATTCAGGATCTCAAGTCTTGGGCATTATCCTCCTACCAGTTAGGCCAATACATGCACACAACCACAATGACtctttaattataaagggaGTTGTTGTAGTATCAGACGACGGACCATGTGTGCTCATTAGTTGATAGTTTGTTATGCTTATGCTAATAGAGAGCATCGGCTAACCACTTTAAATTAAGTCTCCCTTCGTCTCTCAAATATCTTCTTAATAGAGCGTGACACGTATTTTAATAGGAAGTTAATTGTATATTTGATAAGTAAAAAATGAGTCCTAGAAAAAATGAAGATTGTAAGGATAATTATTAGTggaattatttccaaaaataagtTATGAAGATGTTTTGAGATCAGACTAAAATGGAAATAgatgaagatgtttgagggacgaaGGGAATACCTATTATCTTAAGTATCATTTGTGGCTTCCTGAACCTACTGCTATTTGCAGGTCTGACTTGCATATTTTGTGAATGAGCTCCCATTTTAGCACTTGGCTCAATATGAGAAACCCATAATCCACATGCTAACTTTGTCTTGCAAAGATAACTTCAAGCTTTGCAGAGCCATAATTCACATCTACTTTAAAATTGCACCAGATAATGCTGGATGGACTTTGACAGCAAAGATTAGCTTTTCTTGATTGAATACATGCATGGTTACCAATAACCAATCGAAAAATAAATGtccacaaaaatatttatttattagtgaTGGGTATTTCAGATAAGATTCATATAATCATGGTTCTTTCAATTAAAATAGCTACTAGTAAAATACTACGACTAAACTTGtggttttaaattaattaaagtatTAAAAACATGAAGGAAGCAACATGTCGAAGCTTGAAGGAATAAAGGATATGGAAGAAAGATATCTCAGCTTTGATTTTCAGATGAATATTATTATTGGTTACATAAACAGTAcaatttttcaaattaaatcaGATCATGGCAGCAACCAATAATTTCAACGACTAATCTTGTTTGGGACACAGTTATCACATCTAAGGAGGGTTCCACTTATATACAGCTCACCTCTTACTGTAAGCCATGTATTTGACTTGCAACACATGGTGAGCTTGACCAACAAATCAGAGTCTACATCTTTGCATTGCTCAAATAGATACGAATTTGTATACCTTCTTACTCAAGTATTTATCTCTTTTATCTCGACTTTCTACATATCAGATTCAACATCATACTTCTCCTCTGCAATAGACTTCGCCATCGATCATTACCCCCATTGAACCGGGCTCGTGTTCTGGAAGAGGAGGGCCGGTCTACTGGAGTTGGGATGTGCATACTCATAGGAAGAGGCATTCATGTTATCCAAACTTCTAGATTGTTGATCATGTCTGGAAGGAGCAGTGATAAGAAGAAAATCTGTTCCACCACACCTTTGACAGCTAATATAGAAATTGCACCGCCAGTTTCAGTTGGGGAAAAAATTATATATGCTGCCACCGGTCAATGTAGTTAAATAGAGATGGAAACTTCTGAATGTAAAAGTTCAGAATATATGTCACTTTCAAGAAGACAGTAATGTCAAGAACTAATACTCTTCCACAAAAGAATTATTACATATGATATAGACAAGAATGTACttttagggtgtgtttactttgataaaaaaggttagaaaaaatatattttccattattttcacatgtttcctatgatggataattttctccgatcaggctggaaaatttattcgggcagccccttttcactcattttctcgcaaatgttggataatattatcctattgggagggtgtgaaaatattttccaacatttgaatttgtttatccatctatttctaacaaagtaaacacatgataaaaaaaaagagaaaaagataatattatctcacattttcttatccatcattttcaaatgaaaattttactaccaaagtaaacacacccttagtCTCTTAGATGCGTTCACtctggttgtaaaattttcattgaaaaatgatggataagaaaagatgaaaaaatgagaaaatgttgaaaaatattttcacacccttaCCCTAGGATAATATTAACATTggtgagaaaatgagtgaaaaggagcTGTCCGAAAAAATATTCCACTCTGGCCGaatgaaaattttccatcataaTAAACActgtgaaaatgatggaaaataagtgaaaatatattttttctctcattttccatcaaagtaaacgcacccgtAATGTATACTAACATCCAACAAAAGTTTATGTACAAAATTTATACGTGCATGAAAATTTATGGATTTGTACGAGTATCGTAGGACCCATATATGTTGAGACGAAATTGCACTTTCAATTTCCAAGAAGATCTGTCTCTCAATTTTGTTTTAATCTACAGATTGTTGTGACCGACGAGTATGAAACATATGAAAAGTGAGGACTAAATTGATTAAACAGTCCAATCACTATAGAATATGTCTTAAAGACTGCATCTCAGCAACAGCTGGACTGCAAACATGATCATTTAACACCTAATGTCCATTCCTCTGGCTTCAGTGCACAGCTATGCATCCCTGTCGAATTCCTACTCATTCTTGTACTTTCTCTTCTTCGTCATCACACCCGCAGCTGCTAGGAATGATGATGTTTCCATCAACTGTGGCTCAAGAGAGCATTCGGTAGCAGAAAATGGCAGAAAATGGCATGGAGACATACACCAACCAAAGCTTTCTTCCTTGCTGCAGCTGAAAGGCTCGTCCACTAGTGTCGACTCCCATCCAGAAGTCGGCCTCTGCTCATCCAGTTCCCTACACCACGGCAAGAGTCTCTCGTTCCCAGTTCTCCTACGTATTTCAAGTGAATGCAGGTCAGAAAATCATCCGCCTTCATTTTAAACCCGCTCCATACAAAGGCTTTAACGGCCTCCACGACTTATTCGCTGTTGAAGCCGGACCTTTTATCTTGCTCAGTAATTTTAGCGCTTCTCTTCACTGCTGATGCTCTTGGTGTCAATTCATTTGTCAAGGATTTCTGTTTATATGTCAAGGAAAATGAACAATTGAACATATTTTTCACTCCTGAAAGTAGTCATGCATATGCTTTTGTTAATGGCATTGAGATAATCTCAGTGCCAGATAGCCTTTCTTACTTTCATGGCGGGGATAGTGGACTCCAAGTTCTTGGCCAGAGGTCTGTGATCTTTGTTGGCGACAGCACTGCACTTGAGATAGTTCATCGAGTAAAGATCAAACAGGATCCGGTTCCATTTTCCGAAGATTTGGACTTGTTTCCAAAGTGGGCAACTCAGAAAGCAGAGAAGATGGAGAGCAACACATGGAGAATAGCAGTCCAAGTAGGATTCAACTACTTGATCAGGCTTCACTTCTCCGGTCTCGGACTCAAGATTTCAGAGACCGGAGAAGTGTTGTTTGACGTCCTAATTAATGAAATGGTTGCTTTCACTAGTATTGACATGGGGAAGGAAAGGGAAGGAAATCGCATACTTCGTTATAGAGACTATATGCTGACAGTGAGGGGGCTGAAAAGAGAGGCTAAACGCGATATCTCCATCTCCATACGCTCGTATGATGAGCTCGTAGATGGACACGGAGTGCTCGGAGGATTCGAGATAGCTAAGCTGAGCAATACCGATAACAGTCTAGCCAGTCCACAGGATTCTCCATCACTAACCATCCAAAATTTGGACTATGTTTCTGGTCATAGAGATGCAATTTCAGCTGTCGCAATCACTCTAATTTGTCTGGTAAACATCATTGTTCATAAGCTGAGAGAATGTTGGGAAGCTAGCAGCAGTGAGGAAGAAAACAAACCATCAGCCAGGGCTGAACAACTCTGTCGCCATTTCTCACTAGCTGAGATCCAACTAGCCACTAGAAATTTCTGTGAGGCACTTCTAATTGGAAGGGGTGGATTTGGTAAAGTCTACAAAGGCCTCATTGATAACGGACAAAACACTGTTGCTGTGAAAAGGttaaaatcaaactccaaacaAGGAGCACATGAGTTCTTGACAGAGATTGAAACACTTTCTCAGCTCCGACATGTCAATCTAGTTTCCCTGATTGGTTATTGCAATGAGAAGAGAGAAATGATTCTTGTTTACGACTATATGGGCGGAGGGACACTAGCAGACCATCTCTACAAACTTCCAAGGCAAAACATCAACTATTCTTATCTCACATGGAAGCAACGCCTCAACATCTGCATTGGTGCTGGTCGCGGACTAGACTATCTCCACACGAGCTACGGAGTTATACATCGTGATGTGAAGGCCTCAAACATTTTGATGGATGAAAGTTTCACAGCTAAGGTCTGTGACTTCGGATTGGCCAAAACCGAAGATGGAATGCTGAGCCATGTTAGCACAAATGTCAAGGGCACGTTCGGCTACTTCGACCCTAGTTACTTCCGCACGCGTAGACTAACAAGAAAGAGTGACACCTATGCATTTGGGGTGGTGTTGTTGGAAGTCTTATGTGGAAGAGCAGCTGTGGATTCTTGGGTTGCAGGGGATGATCATATTTTGTCGTGGTGGGCTCG contains:
- the LOC130989711 gene encoding uncharacterized protein LOC130989711, whose amino-acid sequence is MIHHGGRWERSTYIDGEFFVAYIDSGTINRANLVDLIREGLGYRNETEYTLWYVTNINGIKAKVLLRGDMELLRWLADPREDPEVYVIEKGGSSGPDSNVSRNTMRGCTSAVHHDQRMPYHEEDDEEVFDEDYEEDEAESTSEDDVEDRRNELRHFSSDYQTASYVEHEHGSRDWDIPFPHIESILQLGWEEYHPIAYGLLEVGAIFRSKVELRIAIGIYHLEHYLEFATDRSTDSRAVYICKSGRKNCTFRLCAVEAATLWRITKLTLDHTCQADLNRVTTARSVSGEVAAYYFAKKLIDEKVVLRPKEMIAEMRSKYGVQMLYCFAVRTRQQAIERTYGDFNMSYVRLPSYLYLLKQRNPGTVYDLQTTREGVFCHMFVALGQSIRAFEQYLRPVIVIDGTHLKGKNRGVLFVAVTKDGNDQVFPLAIGLGPIENDESWTYFLYNLRRCYNPPEDLLIVSDQHKSIRNAVQAVYPNAFHGLCYHHLLKNLTPYGKTVATVFYEAAYSYRHEVFEKIFSLLHDASPDGAHRRLSQIGPERWARSKCPVQRYGFMTSNAAESFNSRLWWARRLPVCSLLESFRTLLEDWFDERRTSSESRDHVLTVSTFNKLSNSVQASLSLTVRATTGLVYKVEEDDQQYQVDLQNWTCECREFDEDKIPCKHAVAAIRWAGNGLNVYDFVHKYFKQYELTQTYAEHVSPIPHPSEWNVPGDVLSIYCSPPDPETLRQSGRPKMSRTRSTVEGLPSRRRQVCSRCNGTGHNRKKCTISIPVGGVDLNVPFQEAEFEETSQDPSHATDEPSHDTEEAQPTQRRRKKKRCSNCGEEGHDIRACPMPLRE